The proteins below come from a single Agrococcus beijingensis genomic window:
- a CDS encoding ABC transporter permease: MLTQEADTRPALSNSRSRVRTPGMRLDSRGSIIFAAVVLTIVIGGAVASMLIPQFDPLRADFSAAMQPPSPAHWFGTDATGRDIFARTMAGGLSSLVVAALTLAVGLVVGSFIGIVAGFFGRIVDEIIGTVIDLMLALPGLILIMVVVSLVGSDYWTIGLLIGTLTIPIFARIARSATLSVREREFVQAARLLGASRVRLMTQEIARTVLPSVLAYSFTAITVAIVAEGSLSFLGYGLQPPTPSWGSLIAEGRTHLAGAPWIMLAPAIVMCLTVLAVNILGERFTRKDT; this comes from the coding sequence GTGCTCACGCAAGAAGCTGACACCCGCCCGGCACTCAGCAATAGCCGCTCCCGGGTAAGAACGCCAGGCATGCGTTTGGACTCGCGCGGCTCGATCATCTTCGCTGCCGTAGTTCTCACTATTGTGATCGGTGGCGCAGTCGCGTCGATGCTCATCCCGCAGTTTGATCCACTCCGGGCTGATTTCAGTGCGGCCATGCAGCCACCAAGTCCTGCCCACTGGTTCGGGACGGATGCGACGGGTCGCGATATATTTGCTCGGACAATGGCCGGAGGTTTGTCCTCGCTCGTCGTGGCGGCCCTAACGCTGGCAGTAGGGCTCGTGGTGGGCTCGTTCATCGGCATTGTCGCGGGATTCTTCGGCCGGATTGTCGACGAGATCATTGGAACAGTTATCGATCTGATGCTCGCACTTCCAGGACTGATACTGATCATGGTTGTCGTGTCTCTTGTCGGCTCGGACTACTGGACGATTGGGCTTCTGATTGGGACGCTCACGATTCCGATCTTCGCGCGAATCGCGCGCTCTGCGACATTGAGTGTGCGCGAGCGTGAGTTCGTCCAGGCCGCCCGGCTGCTGGGCGCGAGCCGGGTGCGCCTCATGACCCAGGAAATCGCGCGTACCGTGCTCCCCTCGGTGCTCGCATACTCCTTCACTGCCATCACCGTCGCGATCGTCGCGGAAGGCTCCCTGAGCTTCCTCGGCTACGGGCTACAGCCACCCACCCCGTCATGGGGAAGCCTCATCGCGGAAGGTCGAACACATCTGGCCGGTGCCCCATGGATCATGCTCGCCCCCGCAATCGTGATGTGCCTCACCGTACTCGCCGTCAACATTCTCGGCGAGCGATTCACCAGAAAGGACACATAA
- a CDS encoding ABC transporter permease, with protein sequence MVDQIEIRAWVHRGVRGLIVLTLLGLLTMSLPALMTGTPALAVLGVNASPDQIAAFMASLNLDRPAPERLWEWLSNAAGGDLGASLVTGRSLTDELAARLPITIELLLLGQVVALALTLPVAMASAWRPGGLLDRIATVTAFVLLSVPTFVFGLLGIMLFSVMLGLLPATGWVPFGIDPIGHLRHLVLPVLTIGLAEAAVLVRVLRADLITTMREPYVLASRSRGMGTARLMITRVLRPSSLTTMTLVGLGFGALFGGSALIETVFAIPGMGRLAVTAIGARDFPVIEMIVIFSGIAVFLAALAVDILYTFVDPRTRRAHARS encoded by the coding sequence ATGGTGGATCAAATAGAAATCCGTGCGTGGGTGCACCGGGGAGTGCGAGGACTCATCGTCCTCACGCTCCTCGGTCTGCTCACGATGAGTCTGCCCGCATTGATGACGGGAACGCCGGCCCTTGCCGTTCTGGGAGTGAACGCCTCCCCGGATCAGATCGCGGCCTTCATGGCTTCTCTCAACCTCGACCGACCCGCGCCGGAGCGTCTGTGGGAGTGGCTATCAAATGCTGCTGGTGGCGACCTCGGAGCGTCACTAGTAACAGGACGGTCTTTAACCGATGAACTGGCCGCTCGACTGCCGATCACCATCGAACTGCTGCTCCTCGGGCAGGTCGTCGCGCTCGCGCTCACGTTGCCCGTGGCAATGGCCTCAGCCTGGCGGCCCGGTGGACTCTTAGACCGCATCGCGACTGTCACAGCGTTCGTCCTCCTCTCCGTCCCGACATTCGTGTTCGGACTGCTGGGCATCATGTTGTTCTCGGTGATGCTAGGGCTACTGCCTGCAACTGGATGGGTGCCGTTCGGAATCGACCCCATAGGACATCTCCGTCACCTCGTACTCCCGGTGCTCACAATCGGCCTCGCGGAGGCGGCTGTCCTGGTCCGAGTGCTAAGGGCGGATCTCATCACGACCATGCGCGAACCCTATGTGCTCGCATCGCGCTCCCGCGGCATGGGAACCGCGCGATTGATGATCACGCGTGTGCTGCGCCCTTCATCGCTCACCACCATGACGCTGGTCGGTTTGGGGTTCGGGGCACTTTTCGGTGGCTCGGCGCTCATCGAGACAGTCTTCGCTATCCCTGGAATGGGTCGCCTGGCGGTGACAGCGATAGGCGCACGCGATTTCCCAGTGATTGAAATGATCGTCATTTTCTCTGGAATCGCGGTTTTCCTCGCCGCGCTAGCCGTAGACATCTTGTACACCTTCGTCGATCCAAGGACACGCCGTGCTCACGCAAGAAGCTGA
- a CDS encoding ABC transporter substrate-binding protein, which yields MKRKTLGTVVLAVTMATALVACSADPGTSQGDESAVSGGTIRVGLDIEVSSVDPIGNDIGQQSSLVLANAIYEPLLMDGPRGELVPVLAESLESDDLIDWTLILRPDLTFSDGTALDAAAVIAHIERAQNSESAVAQGAQEIIEIAEVDETTVEMTLAEANATFPRYFARNLGMIGSTTATDPEGSPLGAGPYRLVSLSAGSSLTVERNPEYAGNTPAYADEIVFQFLPDTDSRYQTLAAGTVDVVWIETPSLMTQAETDGLQLALANATTATAIFNTEQAPFNDPLARRAVQTAIDRDALLQVTNQGQGALSHGPISSQSEYQTGSTYPEFDPDAARALLEQYGQPLAFAYTTDAQPEAMARATAIQQMLGDVGIEMEIDVADAATWASKLFAKDFHVIEFVTSGYGDTGSAMTMFEADSFSNFGGYANAEVSALIDQARSATTPQERSDLYNAASELIVAEAAVLFFTESPSGFIASPKIGGLPDVSDRNVISVSPGEWWIK from the coding sequence ATGAAACGCAAGACCCTTGGCACGGTAGTTCTCGCCGTGACAATGGCCACAGCACTCGTGGCATGTTCCGCGGACCCCGGCACCTCGCAGGGTGATGAGTCTGCCGTTTCCGGCGGTACTATCCGTGTCGGACTTGACATTGAGGTCTCTTCGGTCGACCCGATCGGCAACGACATCGGCCAGCAGTCAAGCCTGGTGCTGGCGAATGCAATCTATGAGCCGCTGCTCATGGATGGCCCGCGCGGCGAATTGGTTCCGGTGCTGGCCGAGTCGCTCGAAAGCGACGACCTGATTGATTGGACGCTGATTCTTCGCCCAGATCTGACGTTCTCTGACGGCACGGCATTAGATGCTGCCGCGGTGATCGCTCATATCGAGCGGGCACAGAACTCCGAGTCCGCGGTAGCGCAAGGTGCGCAGGAGATCATTGAAATAGCCGAGGTCGACGAAACAACGGTCGAGATGACGCTAGCCGAAGCGAACGCGACCTTCCCGCGGTACTTCGCACGCAACCTCGGCATGATTGGCAGCACCACAGCGACCGACCCCGAGGGCAGCCCCTTGGGCGCTGGACCTTACCGACTGGTTTCGCTGTCGGCAGGATCCTCGTTGACCGTCGAGCGCAATCCGGAATATGCCGGGAACACACCCGCCTACGCCGATGAGATCGTCTTCCAGTTCCTGCCCGATACCGACTCCCGTTACCAGACCCTCGCAGCGGGGACCGTCGATGTCGTATGGATCGAGACGCCAAGTTTGATGACTCAGGCTGAGACAGACGGTTTGCAGCTGGCCTTGGCGAATGCAACAACGGCCACGGCAATTTTCAATACCGAGCAGGCACCCTTCAATGATCCCCTCGCGCGACGAGCCGTTCAGACAGCTATCGACCGGGACGCATTGCTACAGGTGACCAACCAAGGACAGGGCGCGCTCTCTCACGGACCAATCTCGTCGCAAAGCGAATATCAGACTGGTTCCACCTATCCAGAGTTCGACCCGGATGCCGCGCGCGCACTGCTGGAGCAGTACGGGCAGCCGCTCGCCTTCGCATACACCACAGACGCGCAGCCCGAGGCGATGGCGCGAGCGACCGCGATCCAGCAGATGCTCGGTGACGTGGGTATCGAGATGGAGATCGATGTGGCGGATGCCGCGACCTGGGCGAGCAAGCTCTTTGCGAAAGATTTCCACGTGATCGAGTTCGTAACCAGCGGCTACGGCGATACGGGTTCCGCAATGACGATGTTCGAAGCCGACTCCTTCTCCAACTTCGGCGGATACGCCAATGCCGAAGTCAGCGCTCTGATCGATCAGGCCCGTTCCGCGACCACACCCCAGGAACGTAGCGACTTGTACAACGCGGCCAGCGAGCTGATCGTAGCTGAGGCAGCAGTGCTCTTCTTCACTGAGAGCCCCAGCGGCTTCATCGCAAGCCCGAAGATCGGCGGACTCCCCGATGTCAGCGACCGCAATGTCATCTCTGTCTCACCTGGAGAATGGTGGATCAAATAG
- a CDS encoding tyrosine-protein phosphatase — protein sequence MTALAPPNWRPLPLLGPHVSPNNGLYRAAALSHATRAELAQCPDELTWLDLRTRGELEQESREHLPTTWQHVHAPFMELDVQAGQEAQALDGLIDGSATFGDHYCRMLDVAVANIAQVLRTIGETSGPIVIGCQGGRDRTGLISAILLLAAGADPHIAVGDYIRTNDDLHENLQRQPGGEQTQELFAALDLVCRREDIAQAIDYLASLGGVREYLSSHLPDEDYDRLVASIRIRLGVDPDPSDSSLPLTTPSQKEVTA from the coding sequence ATGACCGCTCTTGCCCCGCCGAACTGGCGACCACTTCCTCTTCTCGGCCCGCATGTCTCTCCCAACAACGGGTTGTATCGCGCTGCGGCGCTCAGCCATGCCACCCGCGCTGAACTCGCACAGTGTCCAGATGAGCTGACATGGCTCGATCTGCGCACCCGCGGCGAGCTTGAGCAGGAAAGTCGGGAACACTTGCCAACGACGTGGCAGCATGTGCATGCCCCCTTCATGGAACTGGATGTTCAGGCCGGCCAAGAAGCCCAAGCTCTCGACGGCTTGATTGACGGGAGTGCCACCTTCGGCGATCACTACTGTCGCATGCTGGACGTTGCCGTTGCGAACATCGCCCAGGTACTGCGGACGATCGGGGAAACTTCGGGGCCGATCGTGATCGGCTGCCAAGGGGGACGGGACCGCACTGGGCTCATCTCAGCGATCCTCCTACTAGCAGCGGGGGCAGACCCCCACATTGCAGTTGGCGACTACATCCGCACCAATGACGATCTGCACGAGAATCTTCAACGTCAGCCCGGAGGTGAGCAAACGCAGGAGTTGTTCGCCGCACTCGATCTCGTCTGTCGCAGGGAAGACATCGCCCAAGCGATCGATTACCTCGCTTCTCTCGGCGGTGTTCGGGAGTACCTGAGCAGCCACCTCCCCGATGAGGACTATGACCGGCTGGTCGCGAGCATCCGCATCCGCCTGGGCGTGGACCCCGATCCTTCAGACTCTTCGCTTCCGCTCACCACCCCCTCACAGAAGGAAGTAACAGCATGA
- a CDS encoding TetR family transcriptional regulator: protein MTNQTGARARHKTTTRRAIQTAAIELYEERGYDETKVEDIVERAGVSQRSFFRYFPYKELTLFSDDHTEHLAELVLTAPSHFNAIETLDWATAQLFLIPTTELDRRRQAIRNQLGDDARVQRQLAYLHESLSIRLRDAYVRRLGIDPADTSDLRPQILVGLYLSLATEVSGRSQSPEETRQRWLASLRSLL from the coding sequence ATGACGAACCAAACCGGAGCGCGTGCGCGACACAAGACCACTACGCGCCGCGCGATCCAGACAGCGGCGATTGAGCTGTATGAAGAACGCGGGTACGACGAAACGAAGGTCGAAGACATCGTTGAACGCGCAGGAGTATCTCAGCGAAGCTTTTTCCGCTATTTCCCTTACAAAGAACTCACACTCTTCAGCGACGATCACACAGAGCATCTCGCTGAGCTTGTACTTACAGCGCCTTCACACTTCAACGCGATCGAGACGCTTGACTGGGCGACTGCGCAACTCTTCTTGATCCCGACGACCGAACTGGACAGGCGACGACAGGCGATTCGCAATCAGCTTGGCGACGATGCGCGCGTTCAGCGCCAACTCGCCTACCTCCATGAGTCACTTAGCATCCGGCTGCGCGATGCCTACGTTCGCCGCCTCGGCATAGACCCCGCCGACACATCTGACTTGCGTCCACAGATTCTCGTGGGGCTTTACCTCTCTCTCGCTACTGAGGTGTCGGGCCGGTCACAATCACCGGAAGAGACGCGCCAGCGGTGGCTTGCGTCGCTTCGCAGTCTGCTTTGA
- a CDS encoding ABC-F family ATP-binding cassette domain-containing protein: MLTPTNRHPARHRAQLTASDVSVMRGVTPVLNHVDLVVTPASRVAIVGENGRGKTTLLHALAGTLVPDSGTIQRIGTLGLAEQEMDSTDNRTVGQAVAEAIAEPLAALATLDDAAAALAEGSSEAAEQYAAALEDAEALDAWDAERRVQIALEALDAETDMTRLLADLSVGQRYRVRLACLLGAEDDFLLLDEPTNHLDRSGLDFLTMQLRTRNGGVVIVSHDRALLSDIAETVVDLDPTPDDRPRIYGNGYAGYREGRVAERERWDQEYDRQQQEQARLQDSLSAAQNRLVSGWRPEKGSPKHGRATRAGGLVQSVHRRQEALEAHAVTVPEPPQLFQFPDLPTRKGAVLLNVDNVSLAGRLAQPVSFELSHRGRLVITGSNGAGKSTLLSIAAGELLPDTGTVRTSPGTRLGFLRQETMLPPDRRANEVYARHLDELVGQGTLQSSEAVGLGQLGLLRSREAGKRVGELSMGQQRRLDLALVLAARPHVLLLDEPTNHLSIALVDELTEALGATQAAVVLSTHDRQLLRDVAQWPHVHLMAMAEGEALV; the protein is encoded by the coding sequence ATGCTTACCCCTACTAACCGTCATCCGGCGCGCCATCGCGCGCAACTCACCGCTTCCGACGTCTCCGTAATGCGAGGCGTAACCCCGGTGCTCAACCATGTCGATCTCGTCGTCACTCCCGCGTCCCGTGTGGCGATCGTCGGAGAGAACGGGCGCGGAAAGACCACACTTCTGCACGCGCTCGCGGGCACGCTGGTACCTGATAGTGGAACGATCCAGCGCATCGGCACGCTCGGGCTCGCTGAACAAGAGATGGACTCCACCGACAACCGAACCGTTGGGCAGGCCGTCGCGGAGGCCATCGCCGAACCGCTCGCAGCGCTGGCCACACTCGACGACGCCGCTGCCGCTCTCGCGGAAGGGAGTAGCGAGGCCGCAGAGCAGTACGCTGCGGCCTTGGAAGATGCGGAAGCGCTCGACGCTTGGGATGCCGAGCGCCGGGTACAAATCGCGCTCGAAGCACTCGACGCCGAAACCGACATGACGCGGTTGCTCGCTGATCTGTCGGTGGGGCAGCGATATCGAGTGCGGTTGGCCTGCCTGTTGGGGGCTGAAGATGATTTCTTACTGCTGGACGAGCCCACCAATCACCTCGACCGCAGCGGACTTGATTTCTTGACCATGCAACTCCGCACGCGCAACGGTGGTGTCGTCATCGTCAGCCACGATCGCGCGCTGCTCTCTGACATTGCGGAGACGGTGGTCGACCTCGATCCGACACCTGATGATCGCCCCCGCATCTACGGCAACGGGTACGCGGGATACCGAGAAGGGCGCGTGGCCGAGCGGGAACGCTGGGATCAGGAGTACGACCGCCAGCAGCAGGAGCAAGCCCGGCTGCAGGACAGTCTCAGCGCTGCACAGAACCGACTCGTATCGGGTTGGCGACCGGAGAAGGGGTCACCGAAGCACGGCCGCGCGACGCGCGCGGGCGGGCTGGTGCAGAGCGTGCACCGACGCCAGGAAGCACTCGAAGCACACGCGGTGACGGTACCTGAACCACCGCAGCTATTCCAGTTCCCCGACCTGCCCACACGAAAAGGGGCGGTGCTACTAAACGTCGACAACGTGAGCCTTGCCGGGCGGTTAGCGCAGCCAGTGTCGTTCGAACTCTCGCACCGCGGCAGGCTCGTGATCACCGGCTCGAACGGGGCCGGAAAGTCGACGCTCCTGAGTATCGCGGCGGGCGAACTACTGCCAGATACGGGAACAGTGCGGACATCCCCTGGCACGCGTTTGGGTTTTCTTCGTCAGGAGACGATGCTGCCGCCTGATCGCCGGGCGAACGAGGTATACGCCCGACACCTCGACGAACTCGTCGGTCAAGGAACGCTTCAATCATCTGAGGCGGTCGGTCTCGGTCAACTTGGACTGCTGCGATCGCGCGAGGCAGGCAAACGAGTGGGTGAACTGTCGATGGGTCAACAACGACGCCTCGATCTGGCGCTCGTACTCGCGGCACGCCCGCACGTGCTACTACTAGACGAGCCCACCAACCACCTCTCCATCGCGCTCGTTGACGAACTCACCGAGGCACTCGGGGCTACCCAAGCGGCCGTCGTACTGTCGACCCACGATCGGCAACTCCTGCGCGATGTCGCCCAATGGCCTCATGTACATCTGATGGCGATGGCTGAAGGCGAGGCACTGGTATGA
- a CDS encoding MFS transporter has product MSNTIKLRALRPLASRDYRLLFAAVGIEVFGTGMWTIVMVFQVLALDDSPLALSAVATGMSLGLFAFSVLGGVVADRFSKRRILITVQGSTAAIMTAVAVLSLTGNIELWHVAAASFAMGAGSAFFYPAYSAYLPVVLPPEQLLAANGLEGALRPSMGQGLGPALGGVIVGMFFPAIGAVIVAASYAIAFVITLFLSRRDEHTEPTPPEDRPSVWGDLRAGVAYVARTRWLLWTLIFGSSLALIVQGPIEVLLPFLTRDRFEDAEATFGFLLAAYGIGGAVGSLIVSSLKLPRRYLTFMILCWGGGTLPLVVIGVADNLILMLSALFVVGALTGAGVVVWGTLLQRLVPLDMIGRVASLDFFVSIAFMPVSIAIAGPLSLLVPIPIIFVIAGVIPPALALIALLAGRMRQTEDSQPLDAD; this is encoded by the coding sequence ATGAGCAACACCATCAAGCTACGCGCACTCCGCCCATTGGCATCACGTGATTACCGTCTCCTGTTTGCCGCCGTCGGCATCGAGGTATTCGGGACCGGTATGTGGACGATCGTCATGGTCTTCCAAGTACTCGCACTCGATGACAGCCCACTTGCCTTGTCGGCGGTTGCAACCGGAATGAGTCTTGGCCTGTTTGCGTTCTCCGTTCTCGGTGGGGTTGTCGCAGACCGGTTCTCCAAACGGCGGATTCTCATTACAGTGCAGGGCTCAACGGCCGCGATCATGACCGCCGTGGCGGTCCTGTCGCTCACCGGGAATATCGAACTTTGGCACGTCGCCGCAGCCTCGTTCGCGATGGGTGCCGGGAGCGCCTTTTTCTACCCTGCGTACAGCGCTTACCTACCTGTGGTCCTTCCGCCGGAGCAACTCCTGGCCGCGAATGGGCTCGAAGGGGCGCTCCGTCCATCGATGGGGCAAGGGCTGGGCCCGGCCCTCGGTGGAGTCATCGTCGGTATGTTCTTCCCCGCTATCGGAGCGGTCATCGTCGCGGCTTCGTACGCGATTGCTTTCGTCATCACGTTGTTTCTTAGCCGTCGTGACGAACACACTGAGCCCACTCCTCCCGAGGATCGCCCGAGCGTCTGGGGTGACCTTCGTGCGGGGGTTGCCTACGTGGCTCGTACACGCTGGTTGCTTTGGACGCTGATCTTCGGGTCTTCGCTTGCGCTCATTGTCCAAGGCCCGATCGAAGTTCTCCTCCCGTTCCTCACCCGCGACCGATTCGAGGATGCTGAAGCTACTTTCGGGTTCCTTCTGGCCGCCTATGGGATAGGTGGGGCTGTCGGTTCGCTGATCGTGTCGTCGTTGAAGCTTCCTCGTCGGTACTTGACGTTTATGATCCTGTGCTGGGGTGGAGGAACACTACCTCTTGTGGTCATTGGCGTTGCCGACAATTTGATCCTCATGCTCTCCGCGCTCTTTGTCGTCGGTGCACTCACCGGGGCTGGCGTTGTCGTGTGGGGAACATTGCTGCAACGGTTGGTGCCGCTCGACATGATCGGCCGAGTCGCCAGCCTCGACTTCTTCGTTTCGATCGCGTTCATGCCGGTCTCGATCGCCATCGCAGGGCCGCTCTCACTGTTGGTTCCCATCCCCATCATCTTTGTGATTGCGGGAGTCATTCCGCCAGCTCTCGCGTTGATCGCATTGCTGGCCGGGCGCATGCGCCAGACCGAGGACAGTCAACCACTAGACGCAGACTGA
- a CDS encoding helix-turn-helix transcriptional regulator, which produces RTFGFEPLVARSRTFRTAGPISAEDCARLIFVRAGSVLLHNELGVQQANVGDVITLGSNAMFGYEPEGFVTVTTICLDLDYVIDQVFWQHAAKFTDRLEARTFYELEYVKPAQLLRIGEHRTEMLAPWLDNLVALSLDGLSSDRFHRAQSLLSAILDVVFTYHNMETEPVGAVRPARREALHVSGLLASDLSRRWLASELAEAVYLSESQLRRVFSEAFGKPPLAYLTTLRTLRMAQLLRDTAMPIAEISFTVGWSDPDFAARQFRRYVGRSPSEYRRFEQSRNSQPYPE; this is translated from the coding sequence CCCGGACGTTCGGCTTCGAGCCTTTAGTGGCTCGAAGCCGAACTTTTCGTACCGCTGGCCCGATCTCCGCAGAAGACTGCGCGAGGCTGATCTTCGTGCGTGCCGGATCGGTTCTGTTGCACAACGAGCTGGGTGTGCAACAGGCGAACGTTGGAGACGTCATCACATTGGGGTCAAATGCCATGTTCGGCTATGAACCGGAAGGCTTCGTGACCGTGACAACGATCTGCCTTGATCTCGACTACGTTATCGACCAAGTGTTCTGGCAACATGCCGCCAAGTTCACCGACCGGCTGGAGGCAAGAACCTTTTACGAACTGGAGTATGTCAAGCCTGCTCAACTTCTTCGGATTGGCGAACATCGAACGGAAATGCTCGCGCCTTGGCTGGACAACCTTGTTGCGTTGAGTCTCGACGGGTTGTCGTCAGACCGCTTTCACCGGGCGCAATCGTTGCTTTCCGCAATCCTCGACGTCGTCTTTACTTACCACAACATGGAGACTGAACCTGTCGGCGCCGTCCGGCCTGCGCGTCGCGAAGCCCTACATGTTTCGGGCCTACTCGCCTCTGATCTCTCGCGCCGCTGGTTAGCCTCTGAACTTGCTGAGGCGGTGTACCTCTCAGAATCACAGCTGCGACGGGTGTTTTCAGAAGCCTTTGGGAAACCACCGCTTGCATACTTGACGACACTCCGAACGCTCAGAATGGCGCAGCTGCTGAGAGACACGGCTATGCCGATCGCAGAGATTTCTTTCACGGTGGGGTGGAGTGATCCTGACTTCGCTGCCCGTCAGTTTCGTCGGTATGTTGGGCGTTCACCAAGTGAGTACCGACGATTCGAGCAGAGCCGAAACTCGCAACCGTACCCGGAGTGA
- a CDS encoding ArdC-like ssDNA-binding domain-containing protein, giving the protein MTTVEEARAARDAKLDALHEQLTGAVESLVSGEDWKRALEFAARFRARSFNNTLLIFVQHQAAFESGRVPEPVPSYAAGFKQWQALGRQVSRGQSGYMILAPVTGRFASFTPKVAESWRRLGRFEKPKPGEAVRSRMVGVRPAYVWDVSQTAGDPIPAPPSPRLLEGEAPDGLWEGIARLVEAEGFSVLRVPHEGMIHGANGLTDFGARSVAVRENMPEAAQVKTLVHELAHVLLHGPDNVDATGHRGIGEVEADSVALMVAAAHGMDTSDYTVPYVSGWAATVPEKSPVEVVQATGERVRKTAASILDQLPTVQIGNGDPPGLTRDAPANKRSDPVVEATADPLAEGPRRAVASSVRSL; this is encoded by the coding sequence ATGACAACGGTCGAGGAGGCGCGGGCGGCGCGGGATGCGAAACTCGACGCCCTGCACGAACAGCTCACTGGCGCGGTGGAGTCGTTGGTATCGGGCGAGGATTGGAAACGAGCGTTGGAGTTCGCGGCTCGGTTCCGTGCCCGGTCGTTCAACAACACGCTGCTGATCTTCGTGCAGCATCAGGCGGCGTTCGAGTCGGGCCGGGTGCCGGAACCGGTGCCGTCATATGCGGCGGGCTTCAAGCAGTGGCAGGCACTTGGCCGGCAAGTCTCAAGGGGCCAGTCGGGGTACATGATCCTCGCCCCTGTGACGGGCCGGTTCGCGTCGTTCACGCCGAAGGTGGCGGAGTCGTGGCGCAGGCTCGGCCGGTTCGAGAAACCGAAACCGGGTGAGGCAGTGCGCTCCCGCATGGTCGGCGTCCGCCCCGCCTACGTCTGGGATGTCTCCCAAACTGCCGGCGACCCGATTCCCGCGCCGCCATCACCGCGGCTGCTGGAAGGCGAAGCGCCCGACGGGCTGTGGGAGGGCATCGCACGTCTCGTGGAGGCGGAGGGTTTCAGCGTGTTGCGGGTGCCGCATGAGGGCATGATCCACGGTGCAAACGGTCTCACTGACTTCGGTGCGCGGTCGGTGGCGGTTCGGGAGAACATGCCCGAGGCGGCACAGGTGAAGACTCTCGTGCACGAGCTCGCCCATGTGCTGCTGCACGGGCCGGACAACGTGGATGCGACGGGGCATCGCGGGATTGGTGAGGTGGAGGCGGATTCGGTGGCGTTGATGGTCGCCGCAGCGCACGGCATGGACACCAGCGACTACACGGTCCCGTATGTGTCGGGGTGGGCGGCGACAGTGCCGGAGAAGTCTCCGGTCGAAGTCGTCCAGGCCACCGGCGAACGAGTCCGAAAAACCGCAGCTAGCATTCTTGATCAGCTCCCCACCGTGCAGATCGGCAACGGTGACCCTCCTGGCCTCACCCGGGACGCCCCAGCGAACAAACGCTCCGATCCGGTGGTCGAGGCGACTGCTGATCCGTTGGCGGAGGGACCGCGCCGCGCGGTGGCGTCGTCGGTGAGGAGCCTGTGA
- a CDS encoding bifunctional DNA primase/polymerase, protein MGAADLFTEVGGMPLSEAAARFAAAGVPVFPCLPGEKRPLVLRGFHDATADPAQVAEWWSRWPSANIGIPTGAVSGVEVVDVDVHPTGTGFPAFREAHRQGHAAGWAALVRTPSGGLHAYYPVNPDRAQSSWQAARAHVDFRGDGGYIIAPPSKVLRPGGVRAAYRLIVASGDTPVPVDAVRLREFLDPRTPISIDRVRAARFERRGSDAKVLAGWVAGRGEGERNRGLFWAACRLAESGTPLDATLDALGPAAEHAGLGPREIMATIRSAYRTTHPTPHTSVEPGADERRVVRGSPGRVIL, encoded by the coding sequence ATGGGTGCCGCCGATCTGTTCACCGAAGTCGGCGGGATGCCGCTCTCGGAGGCAGCGGCGCGGTTCGCTGCGGCGGGGGTGCCGGTGTTTCCATGCTTGCCCGGTGAGAAACGCCCTTTGGTGCTCCGCGGGTTTCATGATGCCACCGCTGATCCGGCGCAAGTCGCGGAATGGTGGTCAAGGTGGCCGTCCGCGAACATCGGCATCCCCACCGGTGCCGTGTCCGGGGTGGAGGTTGTCGATGTCGACGTGCATCCGACTGGCACCGGATTTCCTGCTTTCCGCGAAGCGCACCGTCAAGGCCATGCCGCGGGGTGGGCTGCGCTCGTGCGCACCCCCTCCGGTGGCCTCCACGCTTACTACCCGGTGAACCCTGACCGTGCGCAGTCGTCCTGGCAGGCCGCGCGGGCGCATGTTGATTTCCGTGGTGACGGCGGCTACATCATCGCGCCGCCGTCGAAGGTGCTGCGCCCCGGCGGGGTGCGGGCAGCGTACCGGCTCATCGTCGCATCAGGTGATACCCCGGTGCCAGTGGATGCGGTGCGGCTGCGCGAGTTTCTGGACCCGCGCACTCCGATCTCTATCGACCGTGTGCGTGCTGCTCGGTTTGAGCGGCGGGGGTCGGATGCGAAGGTGCTCGCCGGCTGGGTGGCGGGGCGTGGTGAGGGTGAGCGGAACCGGGGCCTGTTCTGGGCCGCGTGCCGACTCGCAGAATCCGGCACCCCACTCGACGCAACCCTCGACGCCCTGGGCCCTGCGGCGGAGCACGCGGGACTGGGGCCGCGGGAGATCATGGCGACGATCCGATCCGCCTACCGCACCACCCACCCCACACCGCATACGTCTGTAGAGCCCGGAGCGGACGAGCGGCGTGTGGTGCGCGGATCACCAGGGCGGGTGATCTTATGA